The proteins below come from a single Plantactinospora sp. KBS50 genomic window:
- a CDS encoding PfkB family carbohydrate kinase gives MLTQHFQLNRPLREAELEDATGAGDVFAAGVLAALVSRRLQVELGAFVGLDLAGYKTRRGTTAGPGELPTLAKGFLQKTERLRRPGSRPTAVFLAHDNHPQWLVLRRFLEQQCGLPTVELVSTGQPPRADELAEALQRCSFAVCLLSAGDVRSSGRSRTDQNTVHQAGMFQGRYGFGRVAILVEDGCDTFSNIAGLIRLDFAAGRITSTFLELERMLRREGLIRRGMADVADRETAGTSGFALDVIGVGALNLDYIAAEPPPGATGTGATSAGATGPAPRAVPGTGPPPAGATGPRRPADRSRLTDRIARLLDGVGLPFEPGTEALVDAQTINAAIETVSSTRPDTSLGGSAFNAIFAIAQTQVGVRLGFVGVAGRVPVIGLSSVQQFEALGVDHRFVFRDDSRLCGICFSFADGSGDRTLLTHAGANDELAEHLDREFDAVVGYLATARVIHVTSFLDNRSPGRLLRVLAAVKRASPATAVCLDPGHVWSVGGTADVEGLLGLSDYLLVNYREFRALGRHAEGESDEIVAGRLIARMGGAGIVLIKLPAGVWAYRRERGKLLGDFYAQTPLMSAEIADDTGAGDVFAAGLLTVLTSDKLQVELGSLLGMRLARHKLRYVGSAGHAQFAEVTRDFIGSAAGERRTAGTPRGVFIAHGAHPEWLAVQRFIADRFELPVYSFESGAWGGRSVTEALADYLERCSFAVCVLTAEDFTGDGRRLARQNVIHEVGLFQGRHGFDRVAVLAEEGCDFVPPAAAPYTITFPPHGIGTAFYQLAEMIVAQGVGDPDDR, from the coding sequence ATGCTCACCCAGCACTTTCAACTCAACCGGCCGCTGCGCGAGGCCGAGTTGGAGGACGCGACCGGGGCCGGCGACGTGTTCGCGGCCGGGGTTCTCGCCGCCCTCGTCTCCCGGCGGTTGCAGGTCGAACTCGGCGCCTTCGTCGGGCTGGATCTTGCTGGTTACAAGACCCGCCGGGGCACGACCGCCGGACCCGGGGAACTTCCCACCCTGGCCAAGGGCTTCCTCCAGAAGACCGAACGACTCCGCCGGCCCGGCAGCCGGCCGACGGCGGTCTTCCTGGCGCACGACAACCATCCGCAGTGGCTGGTGCTGCGGCGCTTTCTCGAACAACAGTGCGGGCTGCCGACGGTCGAACTGGTCTCCACCGGGCAACCGCCCCGGGCCGACGAGTTGGCCGAGGCGCTGCAGCGGTGCAGCTTCGCGGTCTGCCTGCTCAGCGCCGGGGACGTGCGCTCGTCGGGTCGGAGCCGAACCGACCAGAACACCGTTCACCAGGCTGGCATGTTTCAGGGCCGGTACGGCTTCGGACGGGTTGCGATACTCGTCGAGGACGGCTGCGACACCTTTTCCAACATCGCCGGTCTGATCCGCCTCGACTTCGCCGCCGGCCGGATCACCAGCACGTTCCTGGAGTTGGAGCGGATGTTGCGTCGCGAGGGTCTCATACGCCGAGGGATGGCCGACGTGGCGGATCGTGAGACAGCTGGCACGTCGGGGTTCGCGCTGGACGTGATCGGCGTCGGCGCCCTCAACCTGGACTACATCGCCGCCGAGCCCCCGCCGGGCGCGACCGGCACGGGCGCCACCTCGGCCGGGGCGACCGGCCCGGCACCCCGCGCGGTGCCCGGGACGGGGCCGCCGCCGGCCGGCGCCACCGGTCCTCGCCGGCCCGCCGACCGGAGCCGGCTCACCGACCGGATAGCGCGGCTGCTGGACGGCGTCGGGCTGCCGTTCGAACCGGGCACGGAGGCGTTGGTGGACGCGCAGACGATCAATGCCGCCATCGAAACGGTCAGCTCCACCCGCCCGGACACCAGCCTCGGCGGCTCCGCCTTCAACGCGATCTTCGCGATCGCCCAGACGCAGGTGGGGGTACGGCTCGGGTTCGTCGGGGTGGCCGGCCGGGTTCCCGTGATCGGCCTGTCCAGCGTGCAGCAGTTCGAGGCCCTCGGCGTCGACCACCGGTTCGTGTTCCGGGACGACTCCCGGCTGTGCGGGATCTGTTTCTCCTTCGCCGACGGCAGCGGCGACCGTACCCTGCTCACCCACGCCGGCGCGAACGACGAGTTGGCCGAACACCTCGACCGGGAGTTCGACGCCGTGGTGGGTTACCTGGCTACCGCCCGGGTGATCCACGTGACCTCGTTCCTGGACAACCGCAGCCCCGGCCGGCTGCTGCGGGTGCTCGCGGCGGTCAAGCGGGCCAGCCCGGCCACCGCCGTGTGTCTGGATCCGGGGCACGTGTGGAGCGTCGGGGGCACGGCGGACGTGGAGGGCCTGCTCGGACTCAGCGACTACCTGTTGGTCAACTACCGCGAGTTCCGCGCGCTGGGTCGGCACGCCGAGGGCGAGTCCGACGAGATCGTGGCGGGGCGGCTGATCGCCCGGATGGGCGGCGCCGGGATCGTGCTCATCAAGCTGCCGGCCGGTGTCTGGGCCTACCGGCGAGAACGCGGCAAGCTGCTCGGGGACTTCTACGCGCAGACCCCGTTGATGAGCGCCGAGATCGCCGACGACACCGGCGCCGGCGACGTCTTCGCGGCCGGCCTGCTCACGGTGCTCACCAGCGACAAGCTCCAGGTCGAGCTGGGTTCGCTGCTCGGCATGCGGCTCGCCCGGCACAAGCTGCGGTACGTCGGCAGCGCCGGGCACGCCCAGTTCGCCGAGGTGACCCGCGACTTCATCGGGTCGGCCGCCGGCGAACGCCGGACCGCGGGTACGCCCCGGGGCGTCTTCATCGCGCACGGCGCCCACCCGGAGTGGCTCGCCGTGCAGCGCTTCATCGCCGACCGGTTCGAGCTGCCGGTGTACTCCTTCGAGAGCGGGGCGTGGGGCGGCCGGTCCGTCACCGAGGCGCTCGCCGACTACCTGGAACGGTGCAGCTTCGCGGTCTGCGTGCTGACCGCCGAGGACTTCACCGGGGACGGCCGCCGGCTGGCCCGGCAGAACGTGATCCATGAGGTCGGGCTCTTCCAGGGCCGGCACGGGTTCGACCGGGTGGCCGTGCTCGCCGAGGAGGGCTGCGACTTCGTGCCACCGGCCGCGGCGCCGTACACCATCACCTTCCCGCCGCACGGCATCGGAACGGCCTTCTACCAGCTCGCCGAGATGATCGTCGCGCAGGGCGTGGGCGACCCGGACGACCGCTGA
- a CDS encoding glucosidase, translating to MPPASNPAQDPERLRLAEADADRQPWRAWGPYLAERAWGTVREDYSEHGTAWHYFPHDHARSRAYRWNEDGMAGVCDDRQTFCFALALWNGADPILKERMFGLDGHGGNHGEDAKDYWWYEDSTPTHSWMRWRYHYPQAAFPYDDLVAGNARRRRDESEYELVDTGIFDDDRYWAVTVDYAKASPTDLCLLVTVANRADRPARLHVLPTLWFRNTWSWGLPGRDTVPVITGEPGRLVGRHPELGQLVLAGEGDPEPLLCDNETNTRRLWGLDGRSAYPKDGINDHVVTGAATVNPARTGSKGALHYVLDVPAGGCARIRLRLAATAPPPAPDDPPELDLAAGHAAVLADRRAEADRFYAGVIPPAASAAETAVARQALAGLMWGKQFYHFDVRRWLTGDAAAAPPPAGRRHGRNAEWAHLSSFDVISMPDSWEYPWFAAWDLAFHCVSIARVDPGFAKAQLLLLLREWYQHPNGQIPAYEWAFGDVNPPVHAWAALQVFAIDGGRDFDFLARVMHKLLLNFTWWVNRKDTGGNNVFEGGFLGLDNVGPFDRSAALPVAGVLEQSDGTGWMAMYALNLLDMALVLAVHDPVYSDLATKFFEHFALIAAAAYEQGLWDDAEGFFHDVLRLPDGSRVPLRVRSVVGLLPLTATTRLTSGTLRRLPDVAARLRWSLANRPEYAHVVGERRLGPDGRQQRLLAMVGPDQMIRLLARMLDEDEFLSPYGLRTLSRAHLAEPFTVILGGQVCTVGYEPAESTSGLFGGNSNWRGPIWLPTNYLLIGALRDYAAFYGDDLLVEYPTGSGRQRTLRQVADDLSERLISLFVPGPDGRRPMYGATGLFQTHPDWRDRIVFPEYFHGDNGAGLGAWHQTGWTALVADLILTLRR from the coding sequence GTGCCGCCCGCCAGCAACCCGGCGCAGGACCCGGAACGCCTCCGGCTGGCCGAGGCCGACGCCGACCGGCAACCGTGGCGTGCCTGGGGTCCGTACCTGGCCGAACGCGCCTGGGGGACGGTCCGGGAGGACTACAGCGAACACGGCACGGCCTGGCACTACTTCCCGCACGACCACGCCCGGTCCCGCGCCTACCGGTGGAACGAGGACGGCATGGCCGGGGTGTGCGACGACCGGCAGACGTTCTGCTTCGCGCTGGCCCTGTGGAACGGCGCCGACCCGATCCTCAAGGAGCGGATGTTCGGCCTGGACGGGCACGGCGGCAACCACGGCGAGGACGCCAAGGACTACTGGTGGTACGAGGACTCCACCCCCACCCACTCCTGGATGCGGTGGCGCTACCACTACCCGCAGGCCGCCTTCCCGTACGACGACCTGGTCGCCGGGAACGCCCGGCGCCGGCGGGACGAGTCGGAGTACGAGCTGGTCGACACCGGGATCTTCGACGACGACCGGTACTGGGCGGTGACCGTCGACTACGCGAAGGCGTCCCCCACCGACCTGTGCCTGCTGGTCACCGTCGCCAACCGGGCCGACCGGCCGGCCCGGCTGCACGTGCTGCCCACCCTCTGGTTCCGCAACACCTGGTCCTGGGGACTGCCCGGCCGCGACACCGTGCCGGTGATCACCGGGGAGCCCGGCCGGCTGGTGGGCCGGCACCCCGAACTCGGCCAGCTCGTGCTGGCCGGCGAGGGCGACCCGGAACCGCTGCTGTGCGACAACGAGACGAACACCCGCCGGCTGTGGGGACTGGACGGGCGCAGCGCGTACCCGAAGGACGGCATCAACGACCACGTGGTGACCGGCGCGGCCACGGTCAACCCGGCGCGTACCGGCAGCAAGGGCGCGCTGCACTACGTACTGGACGTGCCGGCCGGCGGCTGCGCGCGGATCCGGCTGCGGCTCGCGGCCACGGCGCCCCCGCCGGCCCCGGACGACCCGCCGGAGCTGGACCTGGCCGCCGGGCACGCGGCCGTGCTGGCCGACCGGCGGGCCGAGGCCGACCGCTTCTACGCCGGGGTGATCCCGCCCGCCGCCAGCGCCGCGGAGACCGCGGTGGCCCGGCAGGCCCTCGCCGGGCTGATGTGGGGCAAGCAGTTCTACCACTTCGACGTGCGGCGCTGGCTCACCGGCGACGCGGCCGCGGCGCCGCCGCCGGCCGGCCGCCGGCACGGCCGCAACGCCGAGTGGGCGCACCTGAGCAGCTTCGACGTCATCTCCATGCCGGACTCCTGGGAATACCCGTGGTTCGCCGCCTGGGACCTGGCCTTCCACTGCGTCAGCATCGCCCGGGTGGACCCCGGGTTCGCCAAGGCGCAACTGCTGTTGCTGCTGCGCGAGTGGTACCAGCACCCCAACGGGCAGATCCCGGCGTACGAGTGGGCGTTCGGGGACGTCAACCCGCCCGTGCACGCCTGGGCCGCGTTGCAGGTGTTCGCCATCGACGGCGGCCGGGACTTCGACTTCCTGGCCCGGGTGATGCACAAGCTGCTGCTGAACTTCACCTGGTGGGTCAACCGCAAGGACACCGGCGGCAACAACGTCTTCGAGGGCGGCTTCCTCGGGCTGGACAACGTCGGCCCGTTCGACCGGTCGGCCGCGCTGCCCGTGGCCGGGGTGCTGGAACAGTCCGACGGCACCGGCTGGATGGCCATGTACGCGCTGAACCTGCTGGACATGGCGCTGGTGCTGGCGGTGCACGACCCGGTCTACTCGGACCTGGCCACGAAGTTCTTCGAACACTTCGCGCTGATCGCCGCCGCCGCGTACGAGCAGGGACTGTGGGACGACGCCGAGGGCTTCTTCCACGACGTACTGCGGCTGCCCGACGGCAGCCGGGTGCCGCTGCGGGTGCGCTCGGTGGTCGGGCTGCTGCCGCTGACCGCCACCACCCGGCTCACCTCGGGCACGCTGCGCCGGCTGCCGGACGTGGCCGCCCGGCTACGCTGGTCGCTGGCCAACCGGCCCGAGTACGCGCACGTGGTGGGCGAGCGGCGGCTCGGCCCGGACGGGCGCCAGCAGCGGCTGCTGGCCATGGTCGGCCCGGACCAGATGATCCGGCTGCTGGCCCGGATGCTCGACGAGGACGAGTTCCTCTCGCCGTACGGGCTGCGCACGCTGTCCCGGGCGCACCTGGCCGAACCGTTCACGGTGATCCTCGGCGGGCAGGTCTGCACCGTCGGCTACGAGCCGGCAGAATCCACGAGCGGGCTGTTCGGCGGCAACTCGAACTGGCGCGGCCCGATCTGGCTGCCGACCAACTACCTGCTGATCGGCGCGCTGCGCGACTACGCGGCCTTCTACGGCGACGACCTGCTGGTCGAGTACCCCACCGGCTCCGGGCGGCAGCGGACGCTGCGGCAGGTCGCCGACGACCTGTCCGAGCGGCTGATCTCGCTGTTCGTACCCGGCCCGGACGGCCGGCGGCCGATGTACGGCGCCACCGGGCTGTTCCAGACCCACCCGGACTGGCGGGACCGGATCGTCTTCCCGGAGTACTTCCACGGCGACAACGGCGCCGGCCTGGGCGCCTGGCACCAGACCGGCTGGACCGCCCTGGTCGCCGACCTCATCCTCACCCTCCGTCGCTGA